One stretch of Tepiditoga spiralis DNA includes these proteins:
- a CDS encoding type II secretion system protein GspD has product MKKILSLLVLIVGTIIFSEPLITATFYNSQLTEALNEVAMQAEVTILTDEYVNGIISADFTDTPVASVLTTLLMPGGFSFKKINDKTYFVGLADPRSKTFSYLAEKKFIKLNYISPEDFIKLVPDSFLSYIKINYIDNGLIFYAPEEKIKYLTEIIKEVDKPQTDIKLNIYVLEVDKQYSSLLSGNLSTINQNLGDSFSYTNQTVSFSVNNLFQAQLKMFESENLANLVSNQSVYIKPGKTLNINILNNKNIVMNIDGKDSIKTVNNGISISILPTYYNKKIDLEISSEISKLLGVSGNSYDTTKSILQTKVSLNPNEMIMIANLDMNQFSDTKSGFPLLREIPILRFLFSNNLNSEGNKRLMIFVNAVGGEIK; this is encoded by the coding sequence ATGAAAAAAATACTGAGTTTACTTGTATTAATTGTAGGTACAATTATATTTTCAGAGCCATTAATAACCGCTACTTTTTATAATTCGCAATTAACTGAAGCTTTGAATGAAGTTGCAATGCAAGCAGAAGTTACTATTTTAACAGATGAATATGTAAATGGAATTATTAGTGCTGATTTTACAGATACACCTGTTGCATCTGTTTTAACAACTCTGTTAATGCCTGGTGGATTTTCTTTTAAAAAAATAAACGATAAAACTTATTTTGTTGGACTTGCTGATCCTAGAAGTAAAACTTTTTCTTATTTAGCAGAAAAAAAATTTATAAAATTAAATTATATATCTCCAGAAGACTTTATAAAGTTAGTACCAGATTCGTTTTTAAGTTATATAAAAATAAATTATATAGATAATGGTTTGATCTTTTATGCTCCAGAAGAAAAAATAAAGTATTTAACAGAAATAATAAAAGAAGTAGACAAACCACAAACTGATATAAAATTGAATATCTATGTTTTAGAAGTGGATAAACAATATTCAAGTTTATTATCTGGAAATTTAAGTACAATTAATCAAAATTTAGGTGATTCCTTTTCTTATACTAATCAAACAGTATCTTTTTCTGTAAATAACTTATTTCAAGCACAATTAAAAATGTTCGAAAGTGAAAATTTAGCAAATTTAGTATCAAATCAAAGCGTTTACATAAAACCAGGAAAAACTTTGAATATAAACATTCTAAATAATAAAAATATAGTAATGAATATTGATGGAAAAGATTCAATAAAAACTGTTAACAATGGAATATCAATTTCAATACTTCCAACGTATTATAATAAAAAAATAGATTTAGAAATAAGTTCTGAAATTTCAAAACTTTTAGGAGTATCAGGAAATAGTTATGATACAACAAAATCAATTTTACAAACTAAAGTTTCGTTGAATCCAAATGAAATGATTATGATAGCAAATCTTGATATGAATCAATTTTCAGATACAAAAAGTGGATTTCCTTTATTAAGAGAAATACCAATATTAAGATTTTTATTTTCAAATAACTTAAATAGTGAAGGGAATAAAAGATTGATGATATTTGTAAATGCTGTTGGGGGTGAAATTAAATGA